One genomic region from Thalassotalea sp. PS06 encodes:
- a CDS encoding response regulator transcription factor → MNQQKGNISQFSTIMLVEDDQVFSSLMKTYLEKSSYVVEQVFRGDQAYRTQIKTQPDLVILDIGLPGKDGYKVCHELRSTYKGPILFLTSHASEAEHLAAFNVGADDYLVKPASPQVVLAHVDALMRRYKEQINSGKRQTLEVGEISLTPAEQRCAINGEEVALSNFEFELLTLLMYNVGKVITRDNIYKLLLGREYDGSERSVDVRVSRLRDKLMSQGAEKAHIKTIWGKGYLLSED, encoded by the coding sequence ATGAATCAGCAAAAAGGGAACATCAGCCAGTTTTCCACCATTATGTTGGTCGAGGATGATCAGGTTTTTTCGTCTTTGATGAAGACCTATCTGGAAAAATCCTCCTATGTGGTTGAGCAGGTGTTTCGCGGCGATCAGGCGTATCGCACCCAGATCAAAACTCAGCCTGACTTAGTAATACTCGATATTGGTTTGCCAGGTAAAGACGGCTACAAGGTCTGCCACGAATTACGCAGCACCTACAAAGGCCCGATATTATTTTTAACCTCCCACGCCAGTGAAGCCGAGCATCTTGCTGCGTTTAATGTTGGCGCCGATGATTATTTAGTAAAACCTGCAAGTCCGCAGGTTGTGCTTGCCCACGTTGATGCGTTAATGCGCCGCTATAAAGAACAGATTAATTCCGGTAAGCGCCAGACATTGGAAGTTGGGGAAATCTCGTTAACACCGGCAGAGCAGCGCTGTGCCATTAACGGGGAAGAGGTAGCCTTATCTAATTTTGAATTCGAACTGCTTACCTTACTTATGTACAACGTTGGTAAAGTTATTACCCGGGATAACATCTATAAACTGCTGTTAGGACGTGAATATGATGGCTCTGAACGCTCCGTTGATGTCCGTGTTTCGCGGCTTAGAGACAAGTTGATGAGCCAGGGAGCAGAGAAGGCGCACATTAAAACCATATGGGGTAAAGGTTACCTGTTAAGTGAGGATTAA
- a CDS encoding ExbD/TolR family protein: protein MAIKRAHETDEAEVDMTPMLDIVFIMLIFFIVTTSFVKESGLDVNRPKASKSEPNPKKKSILVRVNEYGNIIINNRQVDPERVSAYVESLLAENPTETLVLDAHEDAAHETIVIVADQAKSLGLNIAVVSKS, encoded by the coding sequence ATGGCAATTAAACGTGCCCACGAAACGGATGAAGCTGAAGTAGACATGACACCGATGCTTGATATCGTTTTCATCATGTTGATTTTCTTCATTGTAACTACCTCTTTCGTGAAAGAGTCTGGTTTAGATGTAAATAGACCAAAGGCGTCTAAGTCTGAGCCAAATCCAAAGAAAAAATCGATTTTAGTTCGTGTTAATGAGTACGGTAATATCATCATTAACAACCGTCAGGTAGACCCTGAGCGTGTTTCAGCTTATGTTGAATCATTGCTAGCGGAAAACCCGACTGAAACGTTGGTTTTAGACGCGCACGAAGATGCGGCTCACGAAACTATCGTTATCGTTGCTGACCAGGCGAAATCTCTTGGTTTGAATATCGCGGTTGTGTCTAAGTCATAA
- a CDS encoding TonB-dependent receptor plug domain-containing protein, producing the protein MFKKNSIVKAFLFGTSSVSALSVTAVNAQAQQDAQQMQDVERIEITGSRINRTDMETASPVAIIGAEQIAKSGFTSVQEILNVQPTAAGMSLGATSNNGSGGSATVNLRGMGSQRTLVLLNGRRMVSSGTGADSSVDLNTIPVSMIQSIEILKDGASAVYGSDAIAGVVNIITKKDFQGAELKVEASQTDKGDGTSSGFSGLTGFEFAGGNLVLGAQYSNRGEIIQSDRDFVSPGQSSFVPEGTLGGLVPDGEGGFKERDYGYDYTQQSYAQTPNDIYSLFSSFNREIDADTEFNADVMYTRRDSKQQMAPQPAAIDLDTSLLDSKWTEQFADENGNIPEELLYKRRMTDAGPRIFKQQTDTFRASLGVKGYLENDASWDFSATYGRNDSKDQVENSIHAGNMAKSIYANQDLWFSPDPIANSQLVQDGISYVEENEGGNEQFTLAAGYSGVTESDIGYALGVESRYESGYYTPDIITQLGESTAAQQDPTSGNYSVSSAYAEVSVPLSDAFTVEGAARYDDYSTFGGATTWKLGATYRFTDAFMLRSVLATGFRAPSVAELYAGNSGSYDYLSDPWGNAPDPQILVNYTGDENLQPEESDSFTLGAVWEITDGLSTTLDYWKFDISDAISRVDVQNELNQCFAGVQASCDTINVTPEGGLSNLTSALTNIGSQNTSGIDWNVSYAFDRYRFTWDTTYLLEFEQDGVDYTGTIDGNIGGYSEIKSTFMVNADITDNISAQYYAQYIKGMEGNAWGEAFKTDDVIYHNLSASYYLGDEWTFNAGVKNLLDTEPENVPNGNDMDTVPSVYDVIGRTFFVSTTFNF; encoded by the coding sequence ATGTTCAAAAAAAATTCAATCGTTAAAGCTTTTCTCTTTGGTACCTCCTCGGTATCTGCGCTTTCTGTTACGGCAGTTAATGCCCAGGCACAACAAGATGCTCAACAGATGCAAGATGTAGAACGCATTGAAATCACAGGTTCAAGGATCAACCGCACCGATATGGAAACTGCCAGTCCTGTCGCAATTATCGGCGCAGAGCAAATCGCGAAAAGTGGTTTTACCTCAGTACAGGAAATTTTAAATGTCCAGCCTACCGCAGCAGGTATGAGCCTGGGCGCAACCTCGAATAACGGTTCCGGTGGTAGTGCTACCGTAAACCTTCGCGGCATGGGTTCACAACGTACCCTGGTATTATTGAATGGCCGACGCATGGTGTCTTCAGGCACAGGTGCAGATTCATCTGTAGATTTAAATACCATTCCGGTATCGATGATCCAATCTATCGAGATCCTAAAAGACGGCGCATCTGCCGTTTATGGTTCTGACGCGATTGCCGGTGTTGTTAACATTATCACCAAGAAAGACTTTCAAGGCGCGGAACTGAAGGTCGAAGCAAGTCAAACCGATAAAGGTGATGGCACCAGCTCTGGCTTTAGTGGTTTAACTGGCTTTGAATTCGCCGGTGGTAACCTGGTGTTAGGGGCGCAATATTCAAACCGCGGTGAAATCATCCAGTCAGATCGAGATTTCGTTTCCCCTGGTCAATCGTCATTTGTCCCGGAAGGCACACTTGGCGGCCTGGTTCCAGATGGTGAAGGTGGTTTTAAAGAGCGTGATTATGGTTATGACTATACGCAACAAAGTTATGCCCAAACGCCAAATGACATCTACAGCCTATTCTCAAGTTTTAACCGAGAAATTGACGCTGATACCGAGTTTAATGCCGATGTAATGTATACCCGTCGTGATTCGAAGCAGCAAATGGCGCCGCAGCCAGCAGCAATCGATCTGGATACTTCATTACTCGATAGTAAGTGGACTGAGCAATTTGCCGACGAAAATGGCAATATTCCTGAGGAATTGTTGTACAAGCGTCGTATGACCGATGCTGGACCACGTATCTTTAAACAGCAAACCGACACATTCCGTGCCTCGTTAGGTGTTAAAGGCTATCTGGAAAATGATGCAAGCTGGGACTTTTCAGCCACTTATGGCCGTAACGATTCAAAAGACCAGGTAGAAAACTCGATCCACGCCGGCAATATGGCAAAAAGCATCTATGCCAATCAGGATTTATGGTTCAGCCCAGACCCAATTGCTAACTCACAATTAGTGCAGGACGGTATCTCTTATGTAGAAGAGAACGAAGGTGGTAATGAACAATTTACCCTGGCAGCTGGATACAGCGGTGTTACCGAATCGGATATTGGCTATGCCTTAGGTGTAGAAAGTCGTTACGAAAGTGGCTATTACACACCGGATATCATCACCCAACTTGGGGAAAGTACAGCAGCCCAGCAAGACCCTACCTCAGGTAATTATTCAGTAAGCTCAGCTTATGCCGAAGTTTCGGTACCGCTTAGTGATGCATTTACCGTTGAAGGTGCGGCTCGTTATGATGATTATTCGACCTTTGGTGGCGCAACGACCTGGAAACTTGGTGCGACCTATCGCTTTACCGATGCGTTTATGTTGCGTTCGGTGTTAGCAACGGGCTTCCGCGCACCATCCGTTGCTGAGCTTTATGCGGGTAATTCTGGATCTTATGACTATCTGTCAGATCCCTGGGGTAATGCGCCAGATCCACAAATCCTGGTAAATTACACTGGTGATGAAAACCTGCAGCCAGAGGAAAGTGACTCTTTCACCCTAGGTGCGGTTTGGGAGATCACCGATGGTCTGTCAACCACCTTAGATTACTGGAAGTTCGATATCAGCGATGCAATTTCACGGGTTGATGTACAAAATGAACTGAATCAGTGTTTCGCCGGCGTTCAGGCCTCCTGTGACACCATTAATGTCACACCGGAGGGCGGCCTGTCGAACCTGACTTCTGCACTGACCAACATTGGTTCACAGAACACCTCAGGTATCGACTGGAACGTATCTTATGCGTTCGATCGTTATCGTTTTACCTGGGATACCACATACCTGCTTGAATTTGAACAAGACGGCGTCGACTATACCGGTACAATCGACGGTAATATCGGTGGCTATTCGGAAATTAAATCCACCTTTATGGTGAATGCCGATATCACCGATAACATAAGTGCTCAGTACTATGCACAATACATCAAAGGCATGGAAGGTAATGCCTGGGGTGAAGCGTTCAAAACCGATGATGTGATTTATCACAACCTATCAGCCAGTTACTACCTGGGTGATGAATGGACCTTCAATGCGGGTGTAAAAAACCTGTTGGATACTGAGCCAGAAAATGTACCAAATGGTAACGACATGGATACAGTACCAAGTGTTTATGATGTAATTGGCCGTACATTCTTTGTCAGTACGACCTTTAACTTCTAA
- a CDS encoding polysaccharide lyase family 7 protein, whose protein sequence is MMKNYNKSYLSSLLLGSLALSAIGFTAQASAVTIENSGFENNWDGWADTDPSAISSDSYTGNRAAKITGSSGAFEQTVAVTANTQYELQAYIKGSGTIGAIVAGTSHSASGGGSSYEAVTVSFNSGSATQITLFGQYGSGEGRFDDFSLTETSEPVDPGDGGTTPPAGGQCSTSAELTIVSASDNGTNDGHGPANTIDGDLSNESRWSSNGSGKQITFDLGAEATVDAAQIVWFKGNTRVSYFDIDTSVDGSSWDSAVVSGQSSGTSSSYETVDGFNAQARYVRITGYGNSSNTWNSIIEAKLLGCDQGDIDGGTNPPVEPPTQPPVTGIDLSDWYLGVPVDNNGDGKSDSISENDLVAGYEHPQWFYYAADGGLVFKAPIDAPKTSTNTSYTRSELREMLRRGDESISTQGINKNNWVFSTYSSGDKSAAGGIDGELVSTLKVDYVTTTGSSSQVGRVIIGQIHAKNDEPARLYYRKLPGNSLGSIYLAHEPNGGSDQRYDMIGSSSSSASNPSDGIALGEVFSYSIKVVGHQLTVTIMRDGKADVVQTVDMSNSGYHDGSDQYMYFKAGVYNQNNTGDADDYVQATFYSIVNTHDGYNY, encoded by the coding sequence ATGATGAAAAACTATAACAAGAGCTATTTATCTAGCTTACTACTGGGGAGCCTGGCGCTTAGCGCTATAGGCTTTACGGCACAGGCAAGCGCCGTAACTATCGAAAATTCAGGGTTTGAAAACAACTGGGATGGCTGGGCTGATACCGATCCATCCGCTATCTCATCGGATTCCTACACTGGCAATCGTGCCGCGAAGATTACCGGCAGCTCCGGAGCATTTGAGCAAACGGTTGCGGTAACGGCCAACACCCAATATGAGCTGCAAGCTTATATCAAAGGTAGCGGAACCATAGGCGCTATCGTCGCTGGTACCAGCCATTCGGCAAGCGGCGGTGGAAGTAGCTATGAAGCGGTAACCGTTTCCTTTAATTCCGGTTCCGCTACACAAATCACTTTGTTTGGTCAATATGGATCTGGTGAAGGTCGTTTCGACGATTTTAGCCTGACAGAAACTTCAGAGCCGGTCGATCCAGGCGATGGCGGCACTACCCCACCAGCAGGCGGCCAGTGTTCGACGAGTGCAGAGCTCACCATCGTCAGTGCCAGTGATAATGGCACCAATGACGGGCATGGGCCTGCCAATACTATCGATGGCGACCTAAGTAATGAATCACGCTGGTCATCGAATGGTTCAGGTAAACAAATTACCTTTGATTTAGGTGCAGAGGCGACCGTCGATGCCGCTCAAATCGTATGGTTCAAAGGCAATACTCGCGTTTCCTACTTTGACATTGATACCTCTGTCGATGGCAGTAGCTGGGATTCAGCGGTAGTAAGTGGCCAGTCTTCTGGTACTAGCAGCAGCTATGAAACCGTAGATGGATTTAATGCTCAGGCTCGTTATGTGCGAATCACAGGTTATGGTAATTCTTCAAATACCTGGAACAGCATTATCGAAGCCAAACTACTTGGTTGCGATCAGGGTGATATAGACGGTGGCACTAATCCACCGGTAGAGCCGCCAACACAACCACCTGTAACAGGCATTGATTTAAGCGACTGGTATCTAGGTGTTCCGGTGGACAATAATGGCGACGGGAAATCTGACTCTATCAGTGAAAATGATCTGGTAGCAGGCTATGAGCATCCACAATGGTTCTATTATGCCGCCGATGGTGGATTGGTATTTAAAGCGCCGATTGATGCACCGAAAACCTCTACCAATACCAGCTATACCCGTTCTGAGTTGCGTGAGATGCTGCGTCGTGGCGACGAGAGTATTTCTACCCAAGGCATTAATAAAAACAACTGGGTATTCTCTACCTATTCATCTGGGGATAAGTCAGCCGCTGGCGGTATTGATGGCGAATTAGTATCTACATTAAAAGTCGATTACGTCACAACGACAGGTAGCAGCAGTCAGGTAGGCCGGGTAATTATCGGTCAAATCCACGCCAAAAACGATGAGCCTGCGCGTTTGTACTATCGAAAATTACCGGGTAACAGTTTAGGTTCCATCTATCTTGCCCACGAACCAAATGGTGGTAGTGACCAGAGATACGATATGATCGGCAGCAGTTCAAGCTCGGCATCAAATCCAAGTGATGGTATCGCCTTAGGTGAAGTGTTTAGTTACTCAATCAAAGTGGTTGGTCACCAACTCACCGTTACCATTATGCGTGATGGCAAAGCCGACGTAGTTCAGACGGTTGATATGAGCAACAGTGGTTATCACGATGGCAGCGACCAGTATATGTACTTTAAAGCTGGCGTTTACAACCAGAACAATACCGGTGATGCCGATGACTACGTGCAAGCGACTTTCTATAGCATCGTAAACACCCACGACGGTTATAACTACTAA
- the ccmE gene encoding cytochrome c maturation protein CcmE — protein MNPRRKKRLTIISLILFGVATVAGLSLYGLSNFVDVFYTPSEVHNGKEDGTLKPEVGQNIRVGGLVVVGSVKRDPETLKVSFDLIDSGPMITVQYEGILPDLFREGQGIVAQGELIEPTTLLATEVLAKHDEEYMPKEIADAVGKHHNPDKYN, from the coding sequence ATGAACCCAAGACGCAAAAAACGTTTAACCATCATCAGCCTAATATTGTTTGGTGTGGCCACAGTAGCCGGCCTTTCTCTTTATGGTTTGAGCAACTTCGTTGATGTTTTTTATACTCCATCCGAAGTCCACAACGGCAAAGAAGATGGAACCTTAAAACCTGAGGTCGGCCAAAATATCCGAGTCGGTGGCCTGGTTGTTGTCGGCAGCGTCAAACGTGATCCTGAAACCTTGAAGGTGTCTTTTGACTTGATTGATTCTGGCCCGATGATCACCGTACAGTACGAAGGCATTTTGCCAGATCTGTTCCGAGAAGGTCAGGGTATCGTCGCTCAGGGCGAATTAATCGAACCAACTACGCTGTTAGCCACCGAAGTTCTGGCAAAGCATGATGAAGAATACATGCCAAAAGAAATTGCCGACGCGGTAGGTAAACACCACAATCCTGATAAATACAATTAG
- the ccmD gene encoding heme exporter protein CcmD, with protein sequence MAFESFAEFLAMGKHGFYIWLSYGCSFVILLVMAINSFRQPKVQLEKIRQRMQRQQQLKAYQQKKAAQSSEANSGEVV encoded by the coding sequence ATGGCATTTGAATCTTTTGCAGAATTTTTAGCGATGGGAAAACACGGATTTTATATCTGGTTATCCTATGGCTGTAGCTTTGTTATCCTCTTGGTAATGGCCATTAACAGCTTTCGCCAGCCGAAAGTTCAGCTTGAAAAAATTCGCCAGAGAATGCAAAGACAACAACAACTGAAAGCCTATCAACAGAAAAAAGCGGCACAGAGCTCAGAAGCTAATTCCGGGGAGGTAGTATGA
- a CDS encoding heme ABC transporter permease has translation MWKWLHPYANPEVAYQFTEKLIPWFNVIAAILLSVGLFMGLAYSPADYQQGETVRIFYIHVPAAILSMGLYFSMAIAGFCALVWQLKLAHAAIAAIAPVGAAFTAIALITGAAWGKPMWGTWWIWDARLTSELILLFLYLGVIALDNAFDDKSQGAKAVSVLALVGVINLPIIHYSVEWWNTLHQGATVTKFAAPSMAMSMYIPFVICFFGFAFLASSMICKRFLGQVLARNSLRPWVKQLATAKEG, from the coding sequence ATGTGGAAATGGTTACACCCTTATGCCAACCCAGAAGTGGCATATCAGTTTACCGAGAAACTTATTCCCTGGTTTAATGTCATTGCCGCTATCCTGCTTAGCGTGGGCCTGTTCATGGGCTTAGCCTACTCACCAGCCGATTATCAACAAGGCGAAACCGTTCGTATTTTCTACATTCACGTGCCAGCGGCAATTTTATCCATGGGACTTTACTTCTCTATGGCTATCGCCGGTTTCTGTGCTCTGGTCTGGCAATTGAAACTCGCCCATGCCGCCATTGCTGCAATCGCGCCAGTCGGTGCCGCATTTACCGCCATTGCCTTAATCACAGGCGCTGCCTGGGGCAAGCCGATGTGGGGTACCTGGTGGATTTGGGATGCCCGCTTAACCAGCGAACTGATTCTGTTATTTTTATACCTAGGGGTTATTGCCTTAGATAATGCTTTTGATGATAAAAGTCAGGGCGCAAAAGCGGTCAGTGTTCTAGCCCTGGTTGGGGTGATAAATCTACCGATAATTCACTATTCCGTAGAGTGGTGGAATACCCTGCATCAAGGGGCAACGGTCACCAAATTTGCTGCGCCTTCAATGGCGATGAGCATGTATATTCCATTTGTCATATGCTTTTTCGGGTTTGCTTTTTTAGCCTCAAGCATGATTTGCAAACGATTCCTGGGTCAGGTGTTAGCGCGTAATAGCCTGCGCCCCTGGGTGAAACAATTAGCAACAGCGAAGGAGGGATAA
- the ccmB gene encoding heme exporter protein CcmB, with the protein MNPALSYRQAFKTILLRDLKIALRHRDDILNPLLFFIIVITLFAIGVGAMPNILMKIAPGVIWVAALLSTLLSLERLFKNDYQDGSLEQLLLSPCPVFILVLAKIFAHWLGTSVPLILLAPLLAMMMNLHPDGYMALFLTLLLGTPILSLLGAIGVALTVSLKKGGVLLSLLILPLYIPVLILATAAVEAAASSYPYQGHLAIIAALFFASLITAPFAVGAALKVSTN; encoded by the coding sequence ATGAATCCTGCTCTATCTTATCGCCAGGCGTTTAAAACCATATTACTAAGAGATTTGAAAATCGCGCTTCGCCACCGCGATGATATTCTCAACCCGCTACTGTTTTTTATTATCGTCATTACCTTATTTGCAATCGGTGTTGGCGCCATGCCCAACATACTGATGAAGATAGCCCCCGGCGTTATCTGGGTCGCCGCCTTATTATCGACATTGCTATCACTTGAGCGGTTATTCAAGAATGACTATCAAGACGGTTCACTCGAGCAGTTATTATTAAGCCCTTGTCCGGTCTTTATCTTAGTATTGGCGAAAATATTTGCGCATTGGCTGGGCACTAGCGTGCCCTTGATTCTGCTCGCACCTTTGCTGGCGATGATGATGAATCTGCATCCCGATGGTTATATGGCGTTGTTTTTAACCTTGTTGCTCGGCACCCCGATACTCAGTTTGCTGGGTGCGATTGGCGTTGCCTTAACGGTTTCTCTGAAAAAAGGTGGGGTGTTATTGAGCCTGTTGATCCTGCCGTTGTACATTCCGGTATTGATCTTAGCGACTGCCGCAGTTGAGGCGGCGGCATCGAGCTACCCTTATCAAGGCCACCTTGCTATAATTGCAGCCCTGTTTTTTGCCTCGTTAATCACCGCGCCTTTTGCAGTTGGCGCCGCTTTAAAAGTGAGTACAAACTAA
- the ccmA gene encoding cytochrome c biogenesis heme-transporting ATPase CcmA — MNTSSSPVLKADNLTCIREERILFDALDIEFNAGDIWQIAGANGTGKTSLLRILAGLMEPENGEVYYQQTAINKCGEEYHQDLLYLGHSPGVKSELTVMENLKFNLQLCSQDTEQCEQLLEQVDLFGFSDTLAAHLSAGQHRRIALARLWLTDAKIWILDEPFTAIDKLGVKRLEQRMLEHADQGGVVILTTHQDLSLPPSRYNTLTLERIFA; from the coding sequence TTGAACACATCATCATCACCTGTCTTAAAAGCTGACAACCTCACCTGCATTCGTGAAGAGCGCATTTTATTTGATGCTTTGGATATCGAATTTAACGCCGGTGATATCTGGCAAATTGCTGGCGCCAACGGTACCGGTAAAACCAGTTTATTGCGCATACTTGCAGGATTGATGGAACCAGAAAATGGTGAGGTTTATTACCAGCAAACGGCAATTAACAAATGCGGCGAAGAGTATCATCAGGATTTGTTGTATCTTGGCCATTCTCCGGGGGTGAAATCTGAGCTGACGGTGATGGAAAACCTTAAGTTTAATCTGCAGTTGTGCTCACAGGACACCGAGCAGTGCGAACAATTGCTTGAACAGGTAGATTTATTCGGATTTTCCGATACCCTGGCGGCCCACTTAAGCGCAGGTCAACATCGTCGAATCGCACTGGCAAGACTTTGGCTTACCGACGCGAAAATCTGGATCCTCGATGAACCTTTCACCGCCATCGATAAGTTAGGGGTGAAAAGGCTCGAGCAACGTATGCTTGAGCACGCCGACCAAGGCGGTGTGGTTATCTTAACCACTCATCAGGACTTGTCTTTACCTCCGTCACGATACAACACCCTGACCCTGGAAAGGATATTTGCCTAA
- a CDS encoding heme lyase CcmF/NrfE family subunit: protein MIPELGHFSLFVALALAISLSIIPLIGVSLQNQRLTTLAKPLSAGMFVFVSISLILLGHSFVSDDFSVAYVASHSNSQLPYYFKISAVWGGHEGSLLLWVWVLTAWTIAVATFSRHVDQAFVSRVLAIMGMITVGFLAFTLFTSNPFDRILPTPPLEGRDLNPLLQDIGLIIHPPMLYMGYVGFSVAFAFAVAALMCGKMDAAWARWSRPWTLAAWIFLTLGIMLGSWWAYYELGWGGWWFWDPVENASFMPWLVGTALLHSLAVTEKRGAFRNWTVLLAIFTFSLSLLGTFLVRSGVITSVHSFAADPTRGLFILLLLAIAVMASLTLFAFRASKVGSFSRFSLFSRETALLVCNVLLVISCLTVLMGTLYPLLFDALGLGKISVGPPYFNLVFIICTTPLFIAMGLGPLIRWKKAKKGDLQRQVSKLSLIALVLGIAFPFLYGGEFNLLVAFGMTLAIWVALVAGRDLYNQIYLGNGNWQFKRISLSHLGMAIAHIGVAVSIVGVTIVSNYEQEHNVRMEVGTTADIAGYQFTFDGVKNVEGPNYSAEQGQILVSQDGDVIALLQPERRTYRVQTMGMTEAGIDPGLFRDLYVALGDPLPGNAWAVRVHYKPFVRWIWLGAIFMGLGGLFAMADKRYRQRKQKTVANVAKDNLVAEQAATVSSTVSTDTSASATAAEEPQLNNNKG from the coding sequence ATGATCCCTGAGTTAGGACACTTTTCTCTTTTCGTGGCACTTGCCCTGGCCATTTCTTTAAGCATTATCCCGTTAATTGGTGTTAGTTTACAAAATCAGCGTTTAACCACGCTGGCCAAGCCGTTGAGTGCGGGAATGTTCGTCTTCGTTTCCATTTCCCTTATACTCCTTGGCCATAGTTTCGTCAGCGATGATTTCTCAGTAGCTTATGTCGCCTCTCACTCCAATTCGCAATTACCGTATTATTTTAAAATCAGCGCCGTCTGGGGTGGCCACGAAGGCTCACTATTACTCTGGGTTTGGGTATTAACCGCCTGGACCATCGCTGTTGCCACCTTTAGCCGCCACGTAGACCAGGCATTTGTCTCAAGGGTACTGGCTATCATGGGGATGATAACTGTAGGCTTTCTGGCGTTCACCTTATTTACCTCAAATCCATTTGACCGAATTTTACCAACGCCGCCGCTTGAAGGTCGCGACTTAAATCCATTGTTGCAGGATATCGGCCTGATTATTCATCCGCCGATGTTGTACATGGGATATGTTGGCTTTTCCGTGGCGTTTGCCTTTGCTGTGGCGGCATTAATGTGTGGCAAAATGGATGCAGCCTGGGCTCGTTGGTCGCGCCCGTGGACATTGGCTGCCTGGATATTTCTAACCTTAGGTATCATGTTAGGTAGCTGGTGGGCTTATTACGAGCTTGGCTGGGGTGGCTGGTGGTTCTGGGATCCGGTAGAAAACGCTTCATTTATGCCTTGGCTTGTCGGTACCGCCTTACTGCATTCATTAGCGGTTACCGAAAAGCGTGGCGCTTTTCGAAACTGGACGGTGTTACTGGCAATCTTTACCTTCAGCCTGAGTTTGCTCGGTACCTTCTTAGTGCGTTCTGGCGTGATTACCTCGGTTCATTCGTTTGCCGCGGATCCAACTCGCGGTTTATTTATCCTGTTACTCCTTGCGATTGCCGTGATGGCGTCATTGACGTTATTCGCGTTTCGCGCCTCGAAAGTTGGCAGTTTTTCAAGATTTAGCCTGTTTTCCCGGGAAACGGCGCTGCTCGTATGTAACGTGCTGCTTGTTATCTCGTGTTTAACGGTATTGATGGGTACCTTGTATCCACTGCTGTTTGACGCATTGGGATTAGGCAAAATCTCGGTTGGTCCTCCGTATTTCAACCTGGTATTTATTATCTGTACCACACCATTGTTTATCGCCATGGGCTTAGGGCCGCTAATTCGCTGGAAGAAGGCGAAAAAAGGGGATTTACAACGTCAGGTTAGCAAGCTCTCTCTGATCGCTTTAGTATTGGGTATTGCATTCCCATTCCTATATGGCGGTGAATTTAACCTGCTGGTTGCCTTTGGGATGACATTGGCGATTTGGGTTGCTCTGGTTGCTGGCCGTGATTTATACAATCAGATTTATTTAGGCAACGGTAATTGGCAGTTTAAACGTATTAGCCTGAGCCATTTAGGTATGGCGATAGCGCACATCGGTGTTGCTGTGTCCATCGTCGGTGTCACTATAGTGTCTAACTACGAGCAAGAGCACAATGTGCGCATGGAAGTAGGCACGACCGCTGACATTGCTGGTTATCAGTTTACCTTTGATGGCGTTAAAAACGTTGAAGGTCCAAATTACTCCGCTGAACAGGGCCAAATCCTGGTGAGTCAGGATGGCGACGTCATTGCGTTGTTGCAACCGGAGCGTCGGACTTATCGGGTGCAAACCATGGGAATGACGGAAGCTGGCATTGATCCAGGTCTGTTCCGCGATTTATATGTAGCACTTGGCGACCCACTTCCAGGAAATGCCTGGGCAGTGCGAGTGCATTACAAACCATTCGTGCGTTGGATTTGGTTAGGCGCGATTTTCATGGGTCTAGGTGGCTTATTTGCAATGGCGGATAAACGCTATCGTCAGCGCAAACAAAAAACTGTCGCGAATGTGGCTAAGGACAACCTAGTTGCAGAACAAGCGGCTACTGTGTCTTCGACTGTCAGTACTGATACCAGCGCGTCTGCAACGGCAGCCGAAGAACCACAACTGAACAATAATAAAGGATAA